One stretch of Alcaligenes faecalis DNA includes these proteins:
- a CDS encoding methylamine dehydrogenase light chain: MRWLDKFGESLSRSVAHKTSRRSVLRSVGKLMVGSAFVLPVLPVARAAGGGGSSSSGADHISLNPDLANEDEVNSCDYWRHCAVDGFLCSCCGGTTTTCPPGSTPSPISWIGTCHNPHDGKDYLISYHDCCGKTACGRCQCNTQTRERPGYEFFLHNDVNWCMANENSTFHCTTSVLVGLAKN; the protein is encoded by the coding sequence ATGCGTTGGCTGGATAAATTTGGGGAGAGCCTCTCCCGTTCGGTGGCCCACAAGACTTCGCGTCGCAGCGTGCTGCGCTCGGTGGGCAAATTAATGGTCGGTTCGGCCTTTGTGTTGCCCGTATTGCCTGTGGCTCGCGCTGCCGGTGGTGGTGGCAGCAGCAGTAGTGGTGCCGATCACATCAGTCTGAATCCCGATCTGGCGAATGAAGACGAAGTGAACTCCTGCGACTACTGGCGTCATTGCGCGGTGGATGGGTTCCTGTGCTCTTGCTGCGGCGGCACAACCACCACCTGCCCGCCGGGCTCGACGCCCTCGCCCATCTCGTGGATTGGCACCTGCCATAACCCGCATGATGGCAAGGACTACCTGATCAGCTACCACGACTGCTGCGGCAAGACCGCTTGCGGCCGCTGCCAGTGCAACACGCAGACCCGCGAGCGTCCTGGTTACGAGTTCTTCCTGCACAATGACGTGAACTGGTGCATGGCGAACGAGAACAGCACCTTCCATTGCACGACATCGGTACTGGTTGGCTTGGCTAAAAACTAA
- a CDS encoding cytochrome C, translating into MWTSLRLACLGAVLLAFTPWAHAQEEMAGTGDYLQSSQAFKDYMLQCAGCHRYDGQGLTHRGIPNFNQSIGLFTRLPAGRDYMIRVPGASQSQLDNADLARVLNWIVAKFSPEEITPDYRPFTSAEVGASRRHRFDDVLKARTELTAKMNSMGLEPAPYLYGSMDR; encoded by the coding sequence GTGTGGACATCTTTGCGCCTGGCCTGTTTGGGCGCCGTACTCCTGGCGTTTACGCCTTGGGCCCATGCCCAAGAAGAGATGGCCGGAACGGGCGATTACCTGCAAAGCTCCCAGGCTTTTAAAGACTATATGCTGCAATGTGCAGGCTGCCATCGCTACGATGGCCAGGGCCTGACGCATCGTGGAATCCCCAATTTCAACCAGTCCATTGGCTTGTTTACACGCTTGCCGGCTGGACGGGACTATATGATTCGGGTGCCCGGTGCCTCGCAGTCGCAGCTGGATAATGCAGATCTGGCTCGTGTGCTGAACTGGATTGTGGCCAAGTTCAGCCCTGAGGAAATAACACCCGATTACCGACCCTTTACCTCGGCCGAGGTAGGGGCGTCACGCCGTCACCGTTTTGATGATGTACTCAAGGCGCGTACGGAGTTAACCGCGAAGATGAACAGCATGGGTCTGGAGCCTGCTCCTTACCTGTACGGGTCCATGGATCGTTGA
- a CDS encoding helix-turn-helix domain-containing protein, translated as MLLRTPSASFKSLAAWQEVVCAYFVPLEVQPDSRRGFSNRAATDRMGSVDVMELCTSAQRVRRTQALASRSEQALYKVTLQISGSSQIQQDNRSGILHAGEWGIYDTTRPYEVAVQDQSHFLVLQFEEERLLPWLPWLSDAVARSFSATTGPARIAMDMLRLGLQERGHLSPSALSELSQTVIRMMALSLADGRPVTTESALDEVRRGQLLQIQQYVQDHLGDAGLNAQSLALQFRISRRYLYKLFELCGQAPADYIMAARLERACQLLVDGKPGRQISELAWQMGFSDAAVFSHAFRRRYGISPSEWRRSRICGD; from the coding sequence ATGTTATTGCGCACTCCCTCTGCTTCTTTCAAGAGCCTGGCTGCTTGGCAGGAAGTGGTGTGCGCGTATTTTGTGCCTTTGGAAGTCCAGCCGGACTCGCGCCGCGGTTTCTCCAACCGGGCGGCAACCGATCGCATGGGCTCGGTCGATGTCATGGAACTGTGTACCAGCGCGCAGCGCGTGCGGCGTACCCAGGCCCTGGCCAGCCGTTCCGAGCAGGCACTGTACAAGGTCACCTTGCAGATCAGTGGCAGCAGCCAGATTCAGCAGGATAATCGCAGCGGTATTTTGCACGCTGGGGAGTGGGGCATTTATGACACCACCCGTCCTTACGAGGTGGCCGTGCAGGATCAATCCCATTTTCTGGTCTTGCAGTTCGAGGAAGAGCGTTTGCTGCCTTGGCTGCCCTGGTTAAGTGATGCTGTGGCCCGGTCTTTTTCGGCCACCACCGGCCCGGCCCGGATTGCCATGGATATGCTGCGTCTTGGTTTGCAGGAACGTGGACACCTGTCGCCCTCGGCCTTGAGCGAACTGTCCCAGACCGTGATTCGCATGATGGCCCTGAGCCTGGCCGATGGTCGCCCGGTGACGACCGAGTCAGCTCTGGACGAAGTGCGGCGCGGACAGTTGCTGCAAATTCAGCAATACGTGCAGGATCATCTGGGCGATGCTGGCTTGAATGCACAGTCTTTGGCACTGCAATTTCGCATTTCCCGTCGTTATCTCTACAAGCTGTTCGAGCTGTGTGGGCAAGCGCCTGCCGACTACATCATGGCCGCTCGCCTGGAGCGCGCCTGTCAATTATTGGTGGATGGCAAACCCGGTCGACAGATCAGTGAACTGGCCTGGCAAATGGGCTTTTCCGATGCTGCGGTGTTCAGCCACGCCTTCCGGCGACGCTATGGCATATCGCCCAGCGAATGGCGTCGCAGCCGCATTTGCGGCGATTAA
- the hemE gene encoding uroporphyrinogen decarboxylase: MSLPQLKNDVFLRSLLREPVPYTPIWLMRQAGRYLPEYNATRAQAGSFMQLAQNPEFACEVTLQPLRRFDLDAAILFSDILTVPHAMGLGLDFVAGEGPRFARPVRNEADVMALEAPDMSKLQYVFDAVSLIRKELDGKVPLIGFAGSPWTIACYMVEGQGSDDYRLVKSMMYQRPDLMHHMLEINAKTTCEYLNNQIRAGAQAVMLFDSWGGVLSDSLFQEFSLAYTRKVVDGLIREHDGKRVPVIVFTKGGGMWLEDIAGCGADAMGVDWTVNLSRARARIGDKLALQGNLDPMTMFGGEEAIRREARRVIDDFGPVGQGGHVFNFGHGISRFTDPEAVGILVDEVHSYSRRHHSV, from the coding sequence GTGTCTTTACCTCAATTAAAAAACGATGTTTTCCTGCGCTCGCTGTTGCGCGAACCTGTGCCTTACACCCCCATCTGGCTGATGCGTCAGGCCGGGCGTTATTTGCCTGAATACAATGCCACCCGTGCTCAGGCTGGCTCTTTCATGCAATTGGCTCAGAATCCCGAATTTGCGTGCGAAGTAACCTTGCAACCCCTGCGTCGTTTCGATCTGGATGCCGCCATTCTGTTCTCGGACATCCTGACCGTGCCACACGCCATGGGCCTGGGTCTGGATTTCGTCGCTGGTGAAGGCCCGCGTTTTGCCCGTCCTGTACGCAACGAAGCCGACGTCATGGCGCTGGAAGCGCCGGACATGTCCAAGCTGCAATACGTGTTTGATGCTGTCTCGCTGATCCGCAAGGAACTGGACGGCAAAGTACCCCTGATCGGTTTTGCCGGCAGCCCCTGGACCATTGCCTGCTATATGGTTGAAGGCCAGGGCTCGGACGATTACCGTCTGGTGAAAAGCATGATGTATCAGCGTCCGGACCTGATGCACCACATGCTGGAAATCAATGCAAAAACCACCTGCGAATACCTGAACAATCAGATCCGTGCCGGTGCACAGGCTGTGATGTTGTTTGACAGCTGGGGTGGTGTCTTGTCCGACTCCCTGTTCCAGGAATTCTCCCTGGCCTACACCCGTAAAGTGGTTGATGGCCTGATCCGCGAACATGACGGCAAGCGCGTTCCTGTCATCGTCTTTACCAAGGGCGGCGGCATGTGGCTGGAAGATATCGCTGGCTGTGGCGCTGACGCCATGGGTGTGGACTGGACAGTGAACCTGTCCCGTGCGCGCGCTCGTATCGGTGACAAGCTGGCCCTGCAAGGCAATCTGGACCCCATGACCATGTTCGGTGGCGAAGAAGCCATCCGTCGTGAGGCCCGTCGCGTTATCGACGACTTCGGCCCTGTGGGTCAGGGCGGTCACGTGTTCAACTTCGGTCACGGTATTTCGCGTTTCACCGATCCGGAAGCCGTGGGCATTCTGGTCGATGAAGTGCATTCCTACAGCCGTCGTCACCACAGCGTTTGA
- a CDS encoding primosomal protein N' has protein sequence MTATPDAISASASTGSFWLHVALDVPLDGVFDYQHHEPVLVGQRVIVHFGRRQMIGVVVALPEQPSYPPEQVKAIDQLLDDLPPFPEDWLRMARFASTYYHRPLGEVMMPSLPGPLRKPSAYLGKRSAGGPVLRMAKRKEKKVEPVDSDVLPVLNAEQQAAVDGILAAKPGSCMLLHGVTGSGKTEVYMRVLEQVLAAGRQVLFMVPEINLTPQFEQVLRARLARVLPGDVLAVLHSGLSEGERLRSWLRVNNGQARILLGTRLSIFTPMPELGLIIVDEEHDASYKQQDGLRYSARDLAVWRGYDLKVPVVLGSATPSLESWNHARQGRYSLLSLPKRAREVSLPRVRLVDTRHLRLESGFSPQLLDALEACLERGEQSLVFINRRGYAPVLHCASCGWLSQCPRCTVYTVLHRQNGFKHNLQCHHCGYQAPVPRACPDCGDQDLQPMGRGTQRIEEFLGERFPNARLVRIDADSTRLKGSAQQLFEQVHAGEVDIMVGTQMVAKGHDFTRLSVVGVLNADATLFAHDFRAPERLFAQLMQVAGRAGRHTEGADVIIQTGYPEQAVYQSLIKHDYIGFAQSALNERESVGLPPFAYQVLLSAEAPQLADAIRLLTQARRLPEEYPNEFPGADQVFLYDPVPLRVLRVAKVERAQLLLESAHRPALQAFVRYWGPQVAQLAKQHKVRITIEVDPLEI, from the coding sequence ATGACCGCCACTCCTGACGCTATTTCTGCATCGGCAAGCACCGGATCTTTCTGGCTGCATGTGGCTTTGGACGTTCCTCTGGATGGGGTGTTTGATTATCAGCACCACGAACCTGTCCTGGTCGGGCAGCGTGTCATTGTGCATTTTGGGCGGCGGCAGATGATAGGTGTGGTGGTGGCTTTGCCTGAGCAACCTTCCTACCCGCCCGAGCAGGTCAAAGCGATTGATCAGCTGCTGGATGACTTGCCTCCCTTCCCGGAGGACTGGTTACGGATGGCGCGCTTTGCGTCCACCTATTACCACCGCCCGCTGGGCGAGGTCATGATGCCGTCCTTGCCGGGGCCCTTGCGCAAACCCTCTGCCTATCTGGGCAAGCGTTCCGCAGGTGGTCCGGTACTGCGCATGGCCAAGCGCAAGGAAAAGAAGGTGGAGCCGGTGGACAGCGATGTCCTGCCTGTGCTCAATGCCGAACAACAGGCTGCGGTGGATGGCATTTTGGCGGCCAAACCCGGCAGCTGCATGTTGCTCCATGGCGTAACGGGTAGCGGGAAAACCGAAGTCTATATGCGGGTGCTGGAACAAGTGCTGGCCGCTGGTCGGCAAGTCCTGTTCATGGTGCCCGAAATCAATCTGACGCCTCAGTTCGAGCAGGTCCTGCGTGCCCGTTTGGCGCGCGTCCTGCCCGGCGATGTGCTGGCCGTCCTGCATAGCGGCCTGTCCGAAGGCGAACGGTTGCGTTCCTGGTTGCGCGTTAACAATGGTCAGGCGCGTATTCTGCTGGGAACACGGCTGTCCATCTTTACCCCCATGCCCGAGCTGGGCCTGATTATTGTGGACGAGGAGCACGACGCTTCCTACAAGCAGCAAGATGGCTTGCGTTACTCCGCCCGGGATCTGGCTGTGTGGCGTGGCTACGATCTGAAAGTGCCGGTGGTGCTGGGCTCAGCGACTCCGTCGCTGGAAAGCTGGAATCATGCCCGGCAAGGGCGCTATAGCCTGTTGAGCTTGCCCAAGCGCGCTCGTGAGGTTTCCTTGCCGCGGGTGCGTCTGGTCGATACCCGCCATTTGCGGCTGGAGTCGGGCTTTTCTCCCCAACTGCTGGATGCGCTGGAAGCATGTCTGGAGCGCGGCGAGCAATCGCTGGTTTTCATCAACCGACGTGGCTACGCGCCTGTGCTGCATTGCGCCTCTTGCGGCTGGCTGTCTCAATGTCCGCGTTGTACGGTTTATACCGTGCTGCACCGGCAAAATGGCTTCAAGCACAATTTGCAGTGCCACCATTGCGGCTATCAGGCTCCCGTGCCACGTGCTTGCCCGGATTGCGGTGATCAGGATTTGCAGCCCATGGGCCGGGGTACCCAGCGTATTGAAGAGTTTTTGGGCGAGCGTTTTCCGAATGCTCGACTGGTGCGTATCGACGCGGACAGCACCCGCTTGAAGGGCAGTGCGCAGCAATTGTTCGAGCAGGTGCATGCGGGTGAAGTGGACATCATGGTGGGGACGCAAATGGTCGCCAAGGGCCATGACTTCACCCGCTTGAGCGTGGTGGGTGTGCTCAATGCCGATGCCACCTTGTTTGCCCATGATTTCCGCGCACCCGAGCGCTTGTTTGCCCAGTTGATGCAGGTGGCTGGGCGGGCCGGTCGCCATACCGAAGGGGCGGATGTCATCATCCAGACGGGCTACCCTGAGCAGGCGGTTTATCAAAGTCTGATCAAGCACGATTACATAGGCTTTGCTCAAAGCGCCTTGAACGAGCGTGAGTCCGTGGGCTTGCCGCCTTTTGCCTATCAGGTGCTTCTGTCTGCTGAAGCGCCGCAATTGGCAGATGCGATTCGATTGCTGACCCAGGCACGTCGTTTGCCTGAAGAATATCCGAATGAATTCCCGGGCGCAGATCAGGTTTTCCTGTACGATCCCGTGCCCTTACGTGTTTTGCGCGTGGCCAAGGTGGAGCGCGCCCAGTTGCTGTTGGAAAGCGCCCATCGTCCGGCCTTGCAAGCCTTTGTGCGCTATTGGGGACCCCAGGTCGCGCAGTTGGCCAAGCAGCATAAAGTGCGCATTACGATTGAGGTCGATCCCCTCGAGATTTAA
- a CDS encoding UvrD-helicase domain-containing protein, with product MSTSVTTPGHTVPTDLNAMQRQAVLYMDGPCLVLAGAGSGKTRVITQKIAYLLRECGYTGRQVVALTFTNKAAREMNERIRALVDPKLLRGLTVSTFHSLGLRMLREEAQHVGLKPRFSILDSNDALAIIQELLATTDKGRLKSVQQEISLWKNALMGPDDAERAANSPSQIEAARIYRDYAATLIAYQSVDFDDLIRLPAQLMEDNQEVRERWQRRVQYLLVDEYQDTNLCQYRLVRSLTGHRNMFTVVGDDDQAIYAWRGATVENLAQLPTDYPDLKVVKLEQNYRSVQRILQAANNVIGNNPVVFGKKLWSDLGFGEPIQVHVTDDEQNEADSVAMRISAERFEHQAEWRDFAVLYRGNHQARIFEQALRNLRIPYTISGGQSFFDKAEIRDILSYLRVVANDDDDPAFIRAATTPRRGIGQATLQVLGQFAAEQKLSLYSAVSQIALTDRLPERQLEPLSVFAQFIGRIQQRADRVESEQEGHETAVSELLDELLRAIDYERYLYDMFDERPAQTRWENVLELITWLKSKAADDQLSLNDLVQRVALITMLERGEDEDPDAVKLSTLHASKGLEYPHVFLVGVEEGLLPHIGRDDEDIDPDKEADILAQRIQEERRLMYVGITRAQRSLRLSWCKKRRRARENLVRERSRFIDEMKIEDPGAQEDPAQAALSPKQRLDMLKNLLNKS from the coding sequence ATGTCCACCTCCGTCACTACCCCAGGCCATACTGTCCCCACCGACCTGAACGCCATGCAGCGTCAGGCCGTGTTGTATATGGATGGGCCCTGTCTGGTCCTGGCTGGGGCGGGCAGTGGCAAGACACGTGTGATCACGCAGAAAATCGCCTATTTGCTGCGCGAATGTGGGTACACGGGCCGACAAGTGGTGGCGCTGACTTTCACCAATAAAGCCGCGCGTGAAATGAACGAGCGGATTCGCGCTTTGGTCGATCCCAAGCTGCTGCGAGGGCTGACCGTCAGCACCTTCCACTCTTTGGGCTTGCGCATGCTGCGTGAGGAAGCTCAGCACGTGGGTTTGAAACCGCGCTTTTCCATTCTTGATTCCAACGATGCGCTGGCAATTATTCAGGAGCTGCTGGCCACCACGGATAAAGGTCGCCTGAAGTCCGTTCAGCAGGAAATTTCCCTGTGGAAAAACGCCCTGATGGGGCCGGACGATGCGGAACGTGCCGCCAACTCACCCAGCCAGATTGAAGCCGCGCGTATTTACCGCGATTACGCCGCCACCTTGATTGCCTATCAGTCGGTAGACTTTGATGATCTGATCCGCCTGCCTGCGCAGTTGATGGAAGACAATCAGGAAGTACGCGAGCGCTGGCAGCGTCGGGTGCAGTACTTGCTGGTGGACGAGTATCAGGACACTAATCTGTGCCAATACCGTCTGGTGCGCTCGCTGACGGGGCACCGCAATATGTTTACCGTGGTGGGGGATGACGATCAGGCCATTTACGCCTGGCGTGGCGCCACCGTGGAGAATCTGGCGCAGCTTCCGACGGACTATCCGGACTTGAAGGTCGTGAAGCTGGAGCAGAACTATCGCTCGGTGCAGCGCATCTTGCAGGCCGCCAATAATGTCATTGGCAATAATCCTGTCGTGTTCGGTAAAAAGCTCTGGTCTGATCTGGGCTTTGGTGAGCCCATCCAGGTTCACGTGACGGACGACGAGCAGAATGAGGCTGACTCGGTAGCCATGCGTATCTCGGCAGAGCGCTTCGAGCATCAGGCCGAGTGGCGTGATTTTGCGGTGCTGTACCGTGGCAACCATCAGGCTCGTATCTTTGAGCAGGCTCTGCGTAATCTGCGCATTCCCTACACGATCTCGGGTGGGCAAAGTTTTTTTGACAAGGCCGAGATTCGCGACATCCTGTCTTACTTGCGAGTCGTGGCGAACGATGATGATGATCCGGCTTTCATCCGCGCAGCGACGACGCCCCGGCGCGGGATTGGGCAGGCTACCTTGCAGGTGCTGGGCCAGTTTGCGGCGGAGCAAAAGCTGTCTTTGTATTCCGCTGTCTCGCAAATCGCTCTGACGGATCGCCTGCCAGAAAGGCAGCTGGAGCCCTTAAGTGTCTTTGCGCAGTTTATTGGCCGTATTCAGCAAAGAGCGGACCGGGTAGAAAGCGAGCAGGAAGGGCACGAAACGGCCGTCAGCGAATTGCTGGACGAGTTGCTGCGGGCGATTGATTACGAGCGCTATCTCTACGATATGTTCGATGAGCGTCCTGCGCAGACCCGTTGGGAAAACGTGCTGGAGCTGATTACCTGGTTGAAGTCCAAAGCGGCAGACGATCAGTTGAGTTTGAACGATCTGGTGCAGCGAGTCGCCCTGATCACCATGCTGGAGCGTGGCGAGGACGAAGACCCGGATGCGGTCAAATTGTCCACGCTTCATGCGTCCAAGGGCCTGGAATATCCGCATGTGTTTCTGGTGGGGGTGGAGGAAGGTTTGCTGCCGCACATCGGGCGCGATGACGAGGATATAGACCCGGATAAAGAGGCCGATATTCTGGCTCAACGTATTCAGGAAGAACGGCGTTTGATGTACGTGGGGATTACGCGTGCGCAACGCAGCTTGCGCTTGAGCTGGTGCAAGAAGCGCAGACGCGCACGTGAAAATCTGGTGCGGGAGCGGTCGCGCTTTATTGATGAGATGAAGATCGAAGACCCTGGTGCGCAGGAAGATCCGGCTCAGGCGGCTTTAAGTCCCAAGCAGCGGCTGGATATGTTGAAGAACTTGTTGAACAAGTCTTGA
- a CDS encoding glutamate synthase subunit beta, whose product MGKTTGFLEFQRLQEAVEAPLKRVKHWKEFVQVLNDEQAGQQAARCMDCGIPFCHNGCPVNNIIPDWNDLVYRQQWKEALDVLHSTNNFPEITGRICPAPCEAACTLNIDRAPVGIKSIEHAIIDKGWTEGWVVPQVPTHKTGKRVAVIGSGPAGLASAQQLARVGHDVTVYEKSDRIGGLMRYGIPDFKLDKHLLDRRIAQMQAEGVQFCPSTYIGQAQDQAAQEPGLTVLSPTDLEQQFDAIILAGGSETPRLLDAPGSQLQGVHPAMDFLRIQNQQVAGSRGTPAISAQGKHVVVIGGGDTGSDCVGTSTRQGAKSVTQFELMPRPPEQENTELTWPYWPMKLRTSSSHEEGCERDWAINTVELEGKNGQVKELRAVRVEWKTDPATGRMSMTPIAGSEMTFPADLVLLAMGFTAPVRQVLEAFAVDADQRGNVAANTDNYQTNRAKVFAAGDMRRGQSLIVWAIREGRQCARSVDEFLMGNSTLPR is encoded by the coding sequence ATGGGAAAGACGACTGGATTTCTTGAGTTTCAACGTCTGCAAGAAGCCGTAGAAGCTCCTTTAAAGCGGGTCAAGCACTGGAAAGAGTTTGTCCAGGTATTGAACGACGAGCAGGCAGGCCAACAGGCCGCCCGCTGCATGGACTGTGGTATCCCCTTTTGCCACAACGGCTGCCCGGTCAACAACATCATCCCCGACTGGAATGATCTGGTTTACCGCCAGCAGTGGAAAGAAGCGCTGGACGTGCTGCACTCCACCAACAACTTTCCGGAAATTACCGGCCGCATCTGCCCCGCTCCTTGCGAGGCAGCCTGTACTTTGAACATCGACCGCGCACCCGTGGGCATCAAATCCATCGAGCACGCGATTATCGATAAAGGCTGGACAGAAGGCTGGGTCGTGCCACAAGTGCCCACCCATAAAACCGGCAAACGCGTGGCCGTCATCGGCTCCGGCCCTGCCGGATTGGCCAGCGCCCAGCAATTGGCACGCGTCGGCCACGACGTCACCGTGTACGAGAAAAGCGACCGCATTGGTGGCCTGATGCGCTACGGCATCCCCGACTTCAAGCTGGACAAGCACCTGCTGGATCGCCGTATCGCCCAAATGCAGGCCGAGGGCGTGCAATTTTGCCCCTCTACCTACATTGGCCAGGCACAAGACCAAGCCGCCCAGGAACCGGGGCTGACCGTACTGTCCCCTACCGATCTTGAGCAACAGTTCGACGCGATCATCCTGGCTGGCGGCTCCGAAACCCCACGCCTGCTGGACGCCCCTGGCAGCCAGTTGCAAGGCGTGCACCCCGCCATGGATTTCCTGCGCATCCAGAACCAGCAAGTTGCCGGTTCGCGTGGCACCCCCGCCATCAGCGCCCAAGGCAAGCATGTCGTGGTAATTGGCGGCGGTGATACCGGCTCGGACTGCGTGGGCACCAGCACACGCCAGGGCGCAAAATCAGTCACCCAGTTTGAACTGATGCCCCGTCCTCCCGAGCAGGAAAACACGGAGCTGACCTGGCCCTACTGGCCCATGAAACTGCGCACCTCGTCCTCGCACGAAGAAGGCTGCGAGCGCGACTGGGCGATCAACACCGTAGAGCTGGAAGGCAAGAACGGCCAAGTCAAAGAACTGCGCGCCGTGCGCGTGGAATGGAAAACCGACCCAGCGACAGGCCGCATGAGCATGACGCCCATCGCCGGCTCCGAAATGACCTTCCCAGCCGACCTGGTCCTGCTGGCCATGGGCTTCACCGCCCCCGTGCGCCAAGTCCTGGAAGCCTTTGCCGTAGACGCCGACCAACGCGGCAACGTCGCCGCCAACACAGACAACTACCAAACCAACCGCGCCAAAGTCTTTGCAGCCGGAGACATGCGACGCGGCCAGTCCCTGATCGTCTGGGCCATCCGCGAAGGCCGCCAGTGTGCCCGTTCCGTAGACGAGTTCCTGATGGGGAATTCGACACTTCCCCGCTAA